The Dendropsophus ebraccatus isolate aDenEbr1 chromosome 3, aDenEbr1.pat, whole genome shotgun sequence genome includes a region encoding these proteins:
- the CDC42SE2 gene encoding CDC42 small effector protein 2, whose amino-acid sequence MSEFWLCFNCCIAEQPQPKRRRRIDRSMIGEPTNFVHTAHVGSGDVFSGMNSVSSIQNQMQSKGGYGGNMSANVQMQLVDTKAG is encoded by the exons ATGAGTGAATTCTGGTTGTGTTTCAACTGCTGCATTGCAGAACAGCCGCAGCCC AAAAGGAGGCGGCGTATCGACAGAAGCATGATAGGAGAACCCACAAACTTTGTTCATACTGCACATGTAGGATCAGGGGATGTATTTAGTGGAATGAATTCA GTGAGTTCTATCCAAAACCAAATGCAGTCAAAGGGCGGTTATGGTGGCAACATGTCTGCGAATGTTCAGATGCAGCTTGTAGATACAAAAGCAGGATAA